The genomic segment TGTTTGAAGAAGAGTGGGGGTCACATTGTAATCTGAAGGGATGTCATCTGTATAATGAGGACCTGGTCCACAAGTCATTGGCATATAACTTTCTCCCACTGGGAGTTTACTCTGATTATAGATATGGAGGAAGGGGGGCTTGGATGAGAGGTGTTTTTCGCATTTTGGAGTGCATGAGGTGGTTTGGTGGTATTGTCTGGAATGTTCAGGCTTAGACGTTTCCACATCACAGCTATCTCCTTGATTAGCCCCGGCCACAGCCGTTACCTGCAAATCCATGGCCACGTAGTCAGTCAAGCTGTTCTCGTCAATGAGTGTGGTGTTAAACAGTGAGTCAGGGGTGTTACTCCTGGACAACTGAAAGACACATGGGTTGGAGCACAAATCCTCAGCGCAGACAGAGCCTCTGTCGCTGGAAGAACCAAAGACTGAAGTGTCAGAGGTCCAGGGGTGTGTATCAGAGCCTCTGTCGCTGGTAGAACCAAAGACTGAAGTGTCAGAGGTCCAGGGGTGTGTATCAGAGTCATTGCCACTGCTGCTGGATACACTGATGGTGGTGGAGATGCATGCACAGTGACTGAGGCTCTCTTCAAGGCTTTTACTGATGCAGACATTACGGAGAGCCAAGTTGCCAGTCCCTGGGCTGATCAGTTGGTTCATTGTCCCCTCTCCATGGCTAGAAGTTCGATTGGGGCTGTGGCCTCCATCTCCTTTATCTTTCTGTGGGGACGCTTTGCTCACAACAGTTTCCACCCTTATAGAGCGCTGTAACCCAGTCAGGCTGGGTGGGAGGTTGCCATGGTGTTGACGTCGTGTGGTGACTACGGCACAGGGGTTTGATGGGAATGACTGACTCTTGCTCCGGGGCCTGAAATCAGGGATGGCCCTCAGGGCTCTCATGGCCTCCAGGATTGTCTCATGCATGTTCTGAGCCACCACAGGGTCGCCTGATTCTACCTGCATCCAGATCTCCCCGGGCCCAGTGGAGGACGAGCGGCCCACCTCCATAAAGAAGAAGCTCTCGGAGTGACCACAGCGACGCACATTCATCAGAGGTAGGTTCACAGACGTCATCTCAGAGCACATCTTCACCAGGTGAATGGTCTTGGCAGAGAGACACAGCCGGCACACTCCTATCAGGTTCTTGGTTTGTCCTAAACCTTTGGGCTTTACAATCACCTGCCACACCTCCTTGAAGATGGCTCCAGGAGAGACGGTCCAGTATCCATCATCCAACTCCTCAGCGTCCTGGTACTCCTTTTTCTCCTGGATCACCAGATCACTCAGAGCCAGGTACCAATCCTCTTGCTCCTTCTCATTCTCCGCTATCATGACAAAGTGCTCATCCTTAGTGTACAGGGCTATCAGGTGCTTGTGTTTAGAATCTACCCTTTTACTAACAGTAAAACATTGATACAGATAAATCACCTTCTTTGGAGAACCCACAGCACTGGGAGATTTACAAACGGATTTCATTCCATTTCTAAATTTCTTCTCACTATCATAGTACTCCAAACGGCTGGGGCCTGTGTCACTTGGCCCTCTCAAGACAAAAAATCTCTTGTGGCTGTGCTTCATCTTTCTCAGGTATCCAGACTTCCATACATCTCTAGCCTCAACACCAGAGCAAACTGTGGTAGTGACAGCTAAGGCCATGGCAGATGCAGAGGCAGTCGGGTCCTGGGAAACACCACCAGAGTCAGGTACCTCATAGACACAGGATGATGACAAATCTCTCACTGTATTATCTAGAGGGTTCTTCTTAGGTAACAGATCATGGCCATGGCTATAGTACTGCTTATGATGCCTCTTCAACTGGAGAACTTGGAGGGGCGGTGGTGATGCTGCCTCTAGCTGAAGGTGAGCACTGTTGCTGAGGgaagatgatggtggtggtgatgatgatgttgttgttgttgatgttgtaacTTTCAGAGCTCGTGAATTGCAGCTATGGGAAACATCTCCTAAATCCATACCGCTGCTCTCTGGTGTTTTCGCCATCGTCAAAGCGCCATTCCTGGGAAAACAAAAAAACTATTGGTGCTCAGTAACTTAGTTTGTGTATGCTTCATACATGTCATGTTTAGATTTTTTAATACATGTCCTTACCTGTTCGGGTAAACAGCAGGTACTTCGCGAATAAAAACAACACTTGCTGTGCAATTGCAGTTTGAACGAAGAAATCCCTAATTTCTCCTGAAGGTAGGCTGCACTTCGGTAAAACGAAAACAACTCTGTCTGCGTTTCGATTGGGTCCGTGCTATAGGCGATCCTTGGGAAGTCCGTACCTCaaattgaagttgacatttaaaatggtatttaggtaggggttaaggtaagggttattgagttaaggttagtgttaggattTAGGATATGGACGTCCCGAGGATCCCATATTGATTGATCAGGCTGTACGGTTTACCAGAACAGTCACAGATCGAGTGATTCCgaacatttaaaaaagttaaTTGATCAATTTATTTGACCTCTGGCTTTGACGATAGTTGTGGTATCTTTGAACACTCTATAAAAATATATGCAacgtaaaatatatattttttaacaaaaGTTACCAGCGTGTCAACTCTAGAGGCTCTAGGATGTGTATTTTGCGTTTCATATAATTGACTCGTGGAGGTGATTGGCTATATACCTATTGTTATACATAATCTCTCTATTTCAGTGTTTTGGAgctattattatgattattattagctgttatataatagcaataaggcccgagggggtgtggtatatgaccgatataccaaggctaagggctgttcttaagttcgacgcaacgtggagtgcctttATACAGcctttagctgtggtatattggccatgtaccacaaacccctgaggtgccttattgctatcataaactggttaccaacgttgttagagaagtaaaaataaatgttttgtcatacccatggtatacagtctgatataccacggcagtcagccaatcagcattaagGGATTTAATCACCCAGTTTATATTTTGCAACAAATCTGCTTTATAATCTCAAGGGACGGTGCTAGATACCCGCGTAGAGTTGACAATATATTCTGTCTCACTCACTGTTGAAAGGATTTAATGCAAATGTTAATCCATTATGCCCTTCTTAATGTGGATAGCCTATGTGTAGGATTATCTATATGCCTCTATGGCCTCATTCCGTTCTGCATATGGTGTACCTATACTTTCAGCCTGGGGGGGGCAACTGATGCAAAACAAAGATGTACGtttaatacatgttttatttattcctCTACACAGCCTTTTATTGCATTGTTGCATCACCAGATATTGTACTTGCAGGGCCCACCATCTCAAGCACTGTGTGACAAAACCAACCATTGGCAATTCAAATTCCATGTATTTTGAGATGCAGACGATGATGATAGATAGGTAAAACCACTGTTTTCTCATCTCAAAGGAACAACCTATAGAGAAGCATTTCAGATGGCTCAGTAGGATCGGCTAGAGACGGCTTCAGCTGCATAGTAGGTCATGAAACGTAGATTCAGTTTCTCGTTGCAACACTCTATTATATTTACAGATGAACAGGTAAATAAATACTATAGACATGTACAACCCTTATATAACTCTTGTATGTTATTAGATATTTGCCCcacagtttgtttgtttgtttgtttgagcaCAGGAGAAGAACACATGCTCTCGGGATGAATAAGAGATTGTAGGCTAAATCATGCAACTGGGTCAAAATGTTGTTTTTCTTTTCACTGAGAATCACTGTAGAGAGTGTTTTTTTCCTCCTGTACCAGTGACTCATCTTCTACTTGCTGTCTGCTTGAAGAAATGGACAACTGGGGTGAGGGGCGGGTGAGAAAATGTGATACCTTAACGGTTCAGTGATGAAATCCCATTTGCTATTTATAGCTCCTTCTCAAGAGACAAATTCCTCTTTGAAGGGCTTCTTATGATCATTGTAGAATCATCTCTACAGTATATTGTGATGTAGTATTATGTCTACTGATGCCAATTGTATGTTGTACGGTAATGCAAACTCACCATGTCCTATTGAGGCATTGTCTATTTCTAAAAACTCCCATTGATTAGTAGATGCTCATAGCTTTACATATACCTTTGTCCCTTTCCTGCTTATGCACAACATGCTATGGTCTGTGGCAATGACTTTTCAAACTCTAATTTCTATAGGAAGTGTATGGAGCCatggttgtaaaaaaaaaagtccttGATTGTCAAAATGGCAAACACAAGTGGAGAGAGAGTTTCCAGGTTTCACTAGAGGTGTTTCTTGCAAAGAACCATTTCAGTGATGATGCATCATCACATTGTCCTCGTCCAAACCTGCTGCCAAAGTCAGAGTCACTGTCCGCACAGTGAAGAGCCTCCTCACCGCTTTCTGCAGGAGATGCTTTAAGTCCTTCGCTGTCTTCGTTCTGAAAGACAGCAAGAAGGATGTGGGACATCAGTTCATAAAGCCTGTGGCCTTTTTCCCATTGAACTGTCATTGCTGAAGAGAGAGTCCCACTTGCGCTCCGTTTAAGTTTGAAAGAACACAACGTTAGTCAGCTGTTAGCAAGATCTTCAGCAGAAAAAATCCAGGAAGAGTAAAAAGGCAATCAGTGTAAGTACTGAGTATTCCACTGAGATACTACTCTAGTCATGAACACCTTGTAATGCTATACATTTTTCATGCATAACTCTACATCATTTATTCTTCTTGGCAAGTTGTTGTTCCGCTTTCTTCCGCTTGTGTCGGTTGATCTCCTCCATCTGCAAGCCATGAGCCATTTTCCTGAAACATACATTGGAGAGGTAAAGCAAATGCCACACATGGGAACTCAAGACCAGAGATGGCCAACCCTCCTCATAATGCCCTGCATGTATCCACTTTACGTTGTCagaggctgcatttacacaggcggcacaattctgatattttttcacagagccctgacctcaaccccatcaaacacctttgggatgaattggaacgccgaatgcgggcctaatcgcccaacatcaatgcccaacctcactaatgctgttgtggctgaatggaagtaagtccccaacatctagtggaaagcctttccagaagagtggaggctattatagcagcaaagtggggaccaactccatattaataatgcccatgattttgcaatgagatgttcgacaagcaggtgtccacacattttggtcatttagtgtaGTTTGATACCTGCAGGATCACGGTCACTTGGAACAAAGATAATCATTCCTTTTTCAGGAATTAGCTTTGACTTTCCTTACCCTGACTTAAGCTCAGGTGGCACAGGCAGGGGTTTGGTGAAACTGTCCCTTCCAACCAGCCAGTAGGTCTCCTCCATTCCTTTCCCCTGTGGAGTCATGAGACATCTAAGGTCATTATTATCACAGATAAGTCACTAAAACAGTATTCAGTTGTTCATTTTATGATTTACTTTGAGGGTAATATAAATGCCAGAGAGTGGGACCACAAAGCTGACCTTGAGCTCTGTCTTTCCACGAAGTTGAACTTGGTAGCCTTCTCTCAGATCCACCAGGATCTTTGCTGTGCTATGGCTCAAATGGATTCGGTATGCTGCAAACAATATGGTAGGAAAAATCTTATTTTGGGAGTCTGGTATAAAGCGCTTACTAAAACGCAGCCTAGAATTGCTTAATCTTTTAGCCATATTTGGCTCTTTGGTGGCAGGTCTTACGCATTCCTGTGGATTCCATCCTGGAGGCAGTGTTGACTGTGTCACCAAACAGACAGTACCTGGGCATGGTGAGGCCTACCACCCCAGCAACACATGggcctacaacacacacacacacacacacacacacacacacacacacacacacacacacacacacacacacacaatgtggtggaaaaagtatccaattgtgaTACTTTaataaaagtatagataccttaatagaaatttaaaagtgaaagtcacacaagaaaatactacttgagtgaaagtatttggttttaaatatacttacatatcaaaactaaatgtaatttctaaaacatacttaagtatcaaaagtaagattataaatcatttcaaattccttacattaagcaaagcagacggtaccattttcttgtttttaaatttTCCTTATAGCTGGGgcaaactccaacactcagacatcattttcaaatgatgcatttgtgtttagtgagtctgccagatcagaggcagtagggatgatcacgtgttctcttgataagtacatgaattggaccattttcctgtcctgctaagcattcaaaatgtaacgagtacattTGGGtgtaagtaaaagtaaaagttgtcaaaaagataaatagtaaagtacagatacccccccccaAATTACTTAatcagtactttaaagtatttttacttaagtagttatatcactacacacacacacacacacacacacacacacacacacagcactggtGACATGCCTGTTCCTAGGGGACATTTCATATCAACGCTGTCAGAAAAATATAAACGCACTGGGAAGTTCATGGCAGTTTGACTGTTTATGATGTTTGACATCAGTATAGTATGTGGCGTTAATTTCAAAATGATTTGTACTTCCATTTTGTTCATACGGgggtctttaaaatggtgccctGACCTGAGTGCAGTCCAATGCGTATGCGAACAGGTACATCCGGCATGTGTCTCATCTTGAAGGTGCCAACAGCACTCAGGATGTCCAGGGCCATGCTGGATATCTCTGCAGCATGACGGTTTCCATTGGGAACAGGTAGGCCGGACGCCACCATGTATGCATCTCCTATTGTCTCCACCTACAATCGAAGAGGAAATATCTTCAGTAGGTTACGAAGGTGCACAAGAAGACACACTAAGTCATTCATTTAAAGACTAAGCAAAGGGCTTACCTTGTATACATCATGATTGCCAATGATGGCGTCAAATAGAGTATATAGGTCGTTGAGGAGGTCCACCACTTCGATAGGCTCGCTGTTGGCAGAGATTGTGGTAAAACCTACTATGTCGCTGAAGTAAAGTGTTACATTTTCAAAATGCTCCGGTTCCACAGTACCGCCAACCTTCAGGACGTCTGCAACAGATCTGCAAACAGAGAAGAAATACCATTTAGGGCCCTCGTCGTTGGAAACTGTATACTTTATTTGAGAAGAAACATTTGTACATCCTAGTCAGTATCTTTGAGTGTATGTGTCATTGTCTGTTATTCACGGAGGCAGCATCTGAGTGAGTAGTTTCTCAGTCTTCAGTTTCTCTATCtccagctcctcagtcctctctctgatCAGCTCCTCCAGGTTAGAGGAGTACTGCTCCAGCATCCGCAGCATGGAGTCTATAATGTTGGTCTTCCTCCCTTTGTTGATGTTCTTAAACTGGGATTGATGGGGGATGTGTTAAAGGTGAACTCGAATGATGCTTTTATATCCCCCAGTCAAACTTCTACAGACAAAAGGTTCCCTTATATTAGtctatttatttttgatttttttaaagACACTGATTGTGAGTGGTCTGTTTGATGTCTCAGTCTAAGGTACCTGGTCAAAGATGTCATTGAAGTGCGGCCGCCTATCTGCCTGTTCGTTCCAGCACTGTTTCATCAGCTGGATACACTCCAGGGGGGCGTGGTCTGGTGATACCACAGGGCGGCACAGTGGTGGAGAAttcctcaccttctggatgacatCTGACAGACCGGAGCAGACACTCTGAGTTACCCCACCAAGACCAAGCTACAGTatctatgtaacagtataactttagaccgtcccctcgcccatacccgggaccctctgcacacatcatcaACAGtaacccacgaagcatcgttacccatcgctccacaaaagtcgcggcccttgcagagcaaggggaactactacttcaaggtctcagagcaagtgatgtcaccgattgaaatgctatttagcgcgtatcaccgctaactaagctagccatttcacatctgttACATCTACTACTGACATTTTCGTCATTTAGCAACTTATAGTAGTTAGTGCATGCATTTTTGTAATTTCTCCCCGtggggaatcaaacccacaaccttggtgttgcaagcaccatgctctaccacctgaACCACAAGGAGGACCAACAGACAGCACTGGGACCATGCATGCAACAGACGTTATTTATGTATACGCATTCAAATGAAGCCTGAATCACCCACCCATCCCTATTAAACCACCCTGTTAAACCACACACCCTATTAAACCACATCCCTATTAAACCACACCCCTATTAAACCACACCCCTATTAAACCACACCCCTATTAAACCACACCCCTATTAAACCATACCCCTATTAAACCACATCCTATTAAACCATACCCCTATTAAACCATACCCCTATTAAACCACATCCCTATTAAACCACACCCCTATTAAACCACATCCTATTAAACCACATCCTATTAAACCATACCCCTATTAAACCATACCCCTATTAAACCATACCCCTATTAAACCACATCCTATTAAACCATACCCCTATTAAACCATACCCCTATTAAACCACACCCCTATTAAACCACACCCCTATTAAACCACATTCTATTAAACCATACCCCTATTAAACCACATCCTATTAAACCATACCCCTATTAAACCACACCCCTATTAAACCACACCCCTATTAAACCACATCCTATTAAACCATACCCCTATTAAACCACATCCTATTAAACCATACCCCTATTAAACCACACCCCTATTAAACCACCCCCACATCCTATTAAATCATACCCCTATTAAACCACATCCTATTAAACCATACCCCTATTAAACCATACCCCTATTAAACCACACCCCTATTAAACCACATCCTATTAAACCACATCCTATTAAACCATACCCCTATTAAACCATACCCCTATTAAACCACACCCCTATTAAACCATACCCCTATTAAACTACATCCTATTAAACCATACCCCTATTAAACCACATCCCTATTAAACCACACCCCTATTAAACCATACCCCTATTAAACCACACCCCTATTAAACCACATCCTATTAAACCACATCCTATTAAACCACACCCCTATTAAACCACACCCCCATTGAACCACACCCCTATTAAACCATACCCCTATTAAACCACATCCTATTAAACCACATCCTATTAAACCCACACCCCTATTAAACCATATCCCTATTAAACCACATCCTATTAAACCATACCCCTATTAAAACATACCCCTATTAAACCACATCCTATTAAACCACATCCTATTAAACCATACCCCTATTAAACCATACCCCTATTAAACCACACCCCTATTAAACCACATCCCTATTAAACCACACCCCTATTAAACCATACCCCTATTAAACCACACCCCTATTAAACCATACCCCTATTAAACCACATCCTATTAAACCACATCCTATTAAACCACACCCCTATTAAACCACACCCCCATTGAACCACACCCCTATTAAACCACACCGTTGAAACTGTCTCTTCTACTTTTTTGTTTTAAATTGTGTTTGGGGTTGTGATTGGATGAGTGATCCACACCTTCAGCAGACAGGTCCAGCATACAGAAGGGAGGTCCCCGCAGCACCACCTCCTGCATGATGATGGCGAAGCTGTAGACGTCCCCTAGCTGGGTGCCGCACAGCCCTGGGTGAGGGCTCCGTAGGATCTCAGGGGCCGTCCACAGCAGCTCTGCACAACCACACAGGCAAGTAGGCACGcagacatatacagttgaagtcagaagtttacatacacttggagtcattaaaacttttttttcagccactccacaaatttcttgctaacaaactatatttttggcaagtcagttaggacccAGAACTTTGTGCAtgtcacaagtaatttttccaacaagtgtttacagacagattattatctttaaattcactgtatcaaaattccagtgggtcagagatgaatgtactttggtccgaaaagtgtgaatcaatcccagaacgacagcaaagaaccttgtgaagatgctggaggaaacaggtacaaaagtatctatatccagagtaaaatgagtcctatattgacataacctgaaaggccctcagcaagaaagaagccattgctccaaaaccgccataaaaaagccagactacggtttgcaactgcacatggggaagatcatacttttttttagaaatgtgctctggtccgatgaaacaaaaatagaactgtttggccataatgaccattgttatgtttggaggaaaaagggggaggcttgcaagccgaaaacaCCATCCCAAAGTACAGCTtgcgggttatacactctatcggcaggacagaacagtagCCTCTGGAAAGACTCGGGCGAGGTCCAATGCATTTATGTGAACAACAGTTGGtgtacgatatctaaggaagtctcaaggttcgcctgaagtagagtatctcacgataagctgtagaccacactatctacctagagagttttcatctgaaATTTTCCGTatctgtctacataccaccacagaccgaggcaggcactaaaaccgcactcaatgagctgtactccgcaaacaggaaaacactcatccagaggtggcgctcctagtggctggggactttaatgcgggaaaacttaaatcagttttacctcattacTATCAGCATGTTTAATGtccaaccagagggaaaaaaattctagaccacatttattccacacacacatgcatacaaagctctccctcaccctccatttggcaaatctgaccataactctatcctcctgattcctgcttacaagcaaaaattcaaacagaaagcaccagtgactcggtctataaaaaagtggtcagatgaagcagatgctaaactacgggactgttttgctagcacagactggaacatgttccgggattcttccaatggcattgaggagtacaccacatcagtcactggctatATCAATAAGTGCTTCGAAGGCGTCGTccctacagtgactgtacgtacataccccaaccagaagccatggattacagtcaacattcacactgaggtaaagggtagagctgccggtTTCAAGGAGCAGTACTCTAACACGGAAGCGTATAAGAAATCctactatgccctccgacaaaccatcagacaggcaaagtgtcaatacaggaataagatcgaatcgtactacaccagctctgacaatcgttggatgtggcagggcttgcaaactattacagagtacaaagggaagcacagctgagagctgcccagtgacacgaatataccagacgagctaaataacttctatgctcgcctcgaggcaagtaacactgaaacatgcatgagagcatcagctgttccagacaactgtgtgatcacgctctccgcagccgatgtgagtaagacctttaaacaggttaacattcacaaggccgctgggccagacggattaccaggatgtgtaatCCCAGAATGtattgaccaactggcaagtgtcttcactgatattttcaacctctccctgtctgagtctgtaataccaacatgtttcaagcagaccaccatagtccctgtgcccttgaacactaaggtaacctgcctatatGACTACCAACCcttgcactcacgtctgtagccatgaagtgctttgaaaggctggccaaggctcacatcaacaccattatcccagaaaccctagacccactccaatttgcataccgtacaaacagatccacagatgatgccatctctattgcactccacactgccctttccacactgccctttcccattgACATCTtccaacactatagtgccctcaaagcccatcaataagctaaggaccctgggactacacacctccctctgcaactgggtcctggacttcctgacaggccacctccaggtgataagggtaggtaacaacacatccgccacactgatcttcAACAtgggggctcctcaggggtgctCGCTCAGACCCCTCCTtttctccctgttcactcatgactgcacggccaggcacgactccaacaccatcattaagagcTAATGACAtaacagcggtaggcctgatcaccaacaacgatgagacaacctatagggagaaggtcagagacctgaccgtatgtgtcacgccctgaccatagagagcctttttattctctattttggttaggttggGGTGTGACTAGAGTGGGTGATCTAGTgcatttatttctatgttggcctggtatggttcccaatcagaggcagctgtttatcgttgcctctgattggggatcatatttaggaagccatttccccactgtgttttgtgggatcttgtttctgCGTAGTTGCCTGTTGAGCACTGCTTGAGCTTCACGTATCGTTTAttgctgtttattgtttttgtgagtTTCCTTTATTAAAGATGTGGAAGCCAAATCACGCTGCACGTTGGTCTGAGTATATTTCCATCGTGACAGTATGGTGCAATGACAACAACTTCTCCTTcagcgtgatcaagacaaaggagatgattgtggactacaggaaaaggaggactaaccacgcctccattctcatcgacggggctgtagtggagcaggttgagagcttcaagttccttagcattcacatcaccaacaaacaaacatggtccaagcacaccaagacagtcgtgaacagggcacgacaaaaccttttacccctcaggaggatgaaaagatttggcatgggtcctcagattctcaaaaggttttacagctgcaccatagagagcactggttgcatcactgcctggtatggcaactgcttggc from the Oncorhynchus tshawytscha isolate Ot180627B linkage group LG33, Otsh_v2.0, whole genome shotgun sequence genome contains:
- the LOC112230587 gene encoding insulin receptor substrate 2-B-like; translation: MAKTPESSGMDLGDVSHSCNSRALKVTTSTTTTSSSPPPSSSLSNSAHLQLEAASPPPLQVLQLKRHHKQYYSHGHDLLPKKNPLDNTVRDLSSSCVYEVPDSGGVSQDPTASASAMALAVTTTVCSGVEARDVWKSGYLRKMKHSHKRFFVLRGPSDTGPSRLEYYDSEKKFRNGMKSVCKSPSAVGSPKKVIYLYQCFTVSKRVDSKHKHLIALYTKDEHFVMIAENEKEQEDWYLALSDLVIQEKKEYQDAEELDDGYWTVSPGAIFKEVWQVIVKPKGLGQTKNLIGVCRLCLSAKTIHLVKMCSEMTSVNLPLMNVRRCGHSESFFFMEVGRSSSTGPGEIWMQVESGDPVVAQNMHETILEAMRALRAIPDFRPRSKSQSFPSNPCAVVTTRRQHHGNLPPSLTGLQRSIRVETVVSKASPQKDKGDGGHSPNRTSSHGEGTMNQLISPGTGNLALRNVCISKSLEESLSHCACISTTISVSSSSGNDSDTHPWTSDTSVFGSTSDRGSDTHPWTSDTSVFGSSSDRGSVCAEDLCSNPCVFQLSRSNTPDSLFNTTLIDENSLTDYVAMDLQVTAVAGANQGDSCDVETSKPEHSRQYHQTTSCTPKCEKHLSSKPPFLHIYNQSKLPVGESYMPMTCGPGPHYTDDIPSDYNVTPTLLQTSSATMLPSDQLGPQGYMMMLPRSCSPAKDSLSDVDHLVCDEYMNMSLGSHMDGHTHGSPEALKSYSSYSSLPSSNQPPSQWNCEHDDCIFTCHPAAHHCSAVEWNSRNPLCSSPRHSSHPSSDVLLNLSDVPVLNVTGLSLDQHGVEDSDLPTQTESIQISTDRLNYIALYLRDDQCATCDVPLPTDEVTSPLPARTSPRESGSGPGHYTGIDLPTSAGQTAATRRWLCSCLPLCINTDDSE